One stretch of Streptomyces hygroscopicus DNA includes these proteins:
- a CDS encoding bicyclomycin resistance protein, with protein MRMSRRDFMRTLSATGAALSVAACSSSGNGGGSAVRFGYIADYNGASLLAIAEDRGLWKKHGLTAEPKVFVNGPVQIQALRTGNLDYGYIGPGALWLPASGKATIVAVNTLTYADRVIARPGIASIRDLKGKKVGVPEGTSGEMALNLALQQAGMTMKDISKVVMDAPTVVSAFASGQIDGAGIWYPLIDTIKEKVPDMKEVASTEDIPGSTFPTAFVSGAKAKPERDRKVVQVLQEANDWRAAHPKESIALAAKLLKADEAKVAADAKHVKTMTTAELVARTKDGTVDKWLDGMSRFFVRTGQLRKSPAPSSFYAGDLYTKAAAR; from the coding sequence ATGAGGATGAGCCGGCGCGACTTCATGCGCACACTCTCCGCGACAGGGGCGGCACTGTCGGTAGCCGCATGCTCGTCCTCCGGCAACGGCGGCGGCTCCGCGGTCAGGTTCGGCTATATCGCCGACTACAACGGCGCGAGCCTGCTGGCCATCGCCGAGGACCGGGGTTTGTGGAAGAAACACGGTCTGACCGCCGAGCCCAAGGTGTTCGTCAACGGCCCGGTCCAGATCCAGGCCCTGCGCACCGGCAACCTGGACTACGGCTACATCGGGCCGGGCGCCCTGTGGCTGCCCGCCTCGGGCAAGGCCACCATCGTGGCCGTCAATACGCTCACCTATGCCGACCGGGTCATCGCCAGGCCCGGAATCGCCTCGATCCGGGATCTGAAGGGCAAGAAGGTCGGCGTTCCCGAGGGCACATCCGGTGAGATGGCGCTCAATCTGGCGCTCCAACAGGCCGGGATGACCATGAAGGACATCTCGAAGGTGGTGATGGACGCGCCCACCGTCGTCTCGGCGTTCGCCTCCGGGCAGATCGACGGCGCCGGGATCTGGTACCCCCTCATCGACACCATCAAGGAGAAGGTGCCGGACATGAAGGAGGTGGCGAGCACCGAGGACATCCCCGGCTCCACCTTCCCCACCGCCTTCGTCTCCGGCGCCAAGGCGAAACCGGAGCGCGACCGGAAGGTCGTCCAGGTGCTGCAGGAGGCCAACGACTGGCGGGCCGCGCACCCCAAGGAGTCCATCGCGCTGGCGGCGAAGCTGCTCAAGGCCGATGAGGCGAAGGTCGCGGCGGACGCGAAGCATGTGAAGACGATGACGACCGCCGAGCTCGTCGCCAGAACCAAGGACGGCACCGTCGACAAGTGGCTGGACGGCATGAGCCGCTTCTTCGTCCGTACCGGGCAGTTGCGGAAGTCGCCCGCCCCGTCCTCTTTCTACGCCGGTGACCTCTACACGAAGGCGGCCGCCCGATGA
- a CDS encoding sulfatase: MNLLFLMTDQHRVDTLGCYGNPHVATPNLDRLAATGTRFDRFYTPTAICTPARASLLTGQAPFRHRLLANYERNVGYLEDLREDAFTFPTALAERDYQLGLVGKWHVGTHRNAASYGFDGPDLPGWHNPVDHPDYAAYLKERGLPPYRISDPIRGTTPNGNPGNLLAARLHQPVEATFEHYLATRAIEQLERYAADGRPFFLATHFFGPHLPYLLPDAYFDAYDPGLVELPASIAETFEGKPPVQRNYSAHWTFDTIPIEVTRKLIAVYWGYVTLIDEQIGRILTRLDELGLADGTSVFFTADHGEFTGAHRLHDKGPAMYEDIYRIPGIIRVPGAAPQVRQEFVSLTDCTATILDLAGCDTSPAVDSRSLVPLVRGEHPRWPTELLAEFHGHHFPYPQRMIRDERHKLIVNPESVNELYDLDADPDELTNRYEHPELLPVRRRLMRRLYDLLRERGDNFYHWMTPMFDIGDLDYDPSLSSFEPEGTT, encoded by the coding sequence ATGAACCTGCTGTTCCTGATGACCGATCAGCATCGCGTCGACACCCTCGGCTGTTACGGCAATCCGCATGTGGCCACGCCGAACCTGGACCGGCTGGCGGCGACCGGCACCCGCTTCGACCGCTTCTACACCCCCACGGCCATCTGCACCCCGGCCCGCGCCAGTCTGCTCACCGGCCAGGCGCCGTTCCGCCACCGGCTGCTGGCCAACTACGAGCGCAACGTGGGCTATCTGGAGGATCTGCGCGAGGACGCCTTCACCTTCCCCACCGCCCTGGCCGAGCGTGACTACCAGCTCGGCCTGGTCGGCAAGTGGCATGTCGGCACCCACCGCAACGCCGCCTCGTACGGCTTCGACGGACCCGATCTGCCCGGCTGGCACAACCCCGTGGACCATCCGGACTACGCGGCATATCTGAAGGAGCGGGGCCTGCCGCCGTACCGGATATCCGATCCGATCCGTGGCACCACGCCCAACGGCAATCCGGGCAATCTGCTGGCGGCGCGGCTGCACCAGCCGGTGGAGGCCACCTTCGAGCACTATCTGGCCACCCGCGCCATCGAGCAGTTGGAGCGATACGCCGCGGACGGGCGGCCGTTCTTCCTGGCCACCCACTTCTTCGGACCGCATCTGCCGTATCTGCTGCCCGACGCGTACTTCGACGCCTACGACCCCGGCCTGGTGGAGCTGCCCGCCTCGATCGCCGAGACCTTCGAGGGAAAGCCACCGGTGCAGCGCAACTACAGCGCCCACTGGACCTTCGACACCATCCCGATCGAGGTGACCCGCAAGCTGATCGCGGTCTACTGGGGCTATGTCACGCTGATCGACGAGCAGATCGGGCGCATCCTCACCCGCCTCGACGAGCTCGGGCTGGCCGATGGCACCTCGGTGTTCTTCACCGCCGACCACGGCGAGTTCACCGGCGCCCACCGGCTGCACGACAAGGGCCCGGCGATGTACGAGGACATCTACCGCATCCCCGGCATCATCCGCGTCCCCGGGGCGGCCCCGCAGGTCCGCCAGGAGTTCGTCAGCCTCACCGACTGCACGGCCACCATCCTGGACCTCGCGGGCTGCGACACCTCGCCGGCCGTGGACAGCCGAAGCCTGGTGCCGCTGGTGCGGGGCGAACATCCACGGTGGCCCACCGAGTTGCTCGCCGAATTCCACGGCCACCACTTCCCGTATCCGCAACGGATGATCCGCGACGAGCGCCACAAGCTCATCGTCAATCCCGAGTCGGTCAACGAGCTGTACGACCTGGACGCCGACCCCGATGAGCTGACCAACCGATACGAGCACCCCGAGCTGCTGCCCGTGCGCCGCCGCCTGATGCGCCGCCTGTACGACCTGCTGCGGGAGCGCGGCGACAACTTCTACCACTGGATGACCCCGATGTTCGACATCGGGGACCTTGACTACGACCCGAGCCTGAGCTCCTTCGAGCCGGAAGGGACAACGTAG
- a CDS encoding ATP-binding protein codes for MSPKISFRDVVKTYPMKNTTFTALGQVSLDIGDREFVAVVGPSGCGKSTLLCMVAGLVEPTSGTVTVDGAPVAGPGPDRGVIFQQYALFPWLTVRGNVEFGLKLARVPAAERRRRAEHAIELVGLADFADALPKTLSGGMKQRCAIARAYAVDPEVLLMDEPFGALDALTRVQLQDQLLDTWTQERRTVLFITHDVDEAVYLAGRVVVMAARPGRVHRIIDVDLPYPRTEEIRLSAEFARIRNDVWTQVYHQSPAGSAA; via the coding sequence ATGAGCCCCAAGATCTCATTCCGGGACGTGGTCAAGACCTACCCGATGAAGAACACCACCTTCACCGCGCTCGGCCAGGTCTCACTGGACATCGGGGACCGGGAGTTCGTCGCGGTGGTCGGGCCGTCCGGGTGCGGCAAGTCCACCTTGCTGTGCATGGTGGCCGGACTGGTGGAACCCACCTCCGGCACGGTCACGGTGGACGGCGCGCCCGTCGCCGGGCCGGGGCCGGACCGTGGGGTGATCTTCCAGCAGTACGCGCTGTTCCCGTGGCTGACGGTGCGCGGCAATGTCGAGTTCGGGCTGAAGCTGGCCCGCGTCCCCGCCGCGGAGCGCAGGCGGCGCGCCGAACACGCCATTGAGCTGGTCGGGCTCGCCGACTTCGCGGACGCTCTGCCCAAGACCCTCTCCGGAGGGATGAAACAGCGCTGCGCCATCGCCCGGGCCTACGCCGTGGACCCCGAAGTCCTGCTGATGGACGAGCCGTTCGGGGCGCTGGACGCGCTGACCCGGGTGCAGTTGCAGGACCAGCTCCTGGACACCTGGACTCAGGAGCGGCGGACCGTCCTGTTCATCACGCATGACGTCGACGAGGCGGTGTATCTGGCCGGGCGGGTGGTCGTGATGGCCGCCCGGCCGGGCCGCGTCCACCGGATCATCGACGTGGACCTGCCCTATCCGCGGACCGAGGAGATACGGCTCTCCGCGGAGTTCGCCCGGATCCGCAACGACGTCTGGACGCAGGTCTACCACCAGTCACCGGCCGGCTCCGCCGCCTGA